In one Thermomicrobiales bacterium genomic region, the following are encoded:
- a CDS encoding phenylalanine--tRNA ligase beta subunit-related protein, which translates to MYFEHAPEIWREFPELAAGVIRVGGITSAANVDSAVADLTEIAHTRLESTTESQLAEIQAWRRAFARMGLKPTQYRCASESLLRRFRKAGTLPRLHPLIDLCNATSLAFAIPVAVFDISAIDDHI; encoded by the coding sequence ATGTACTTCGAACACGCACCCGAGATCTGGCGCGAATTCCCCGAGCTTGCTGCCGGAGTCATCCGGGTTGGCGGCATCACCAGCGCCGCAAACGTCGATTCAGCCGTGGCCGACCTGACTGAGATCGCACACACGCGGCTGGAATCAACGACCGAGAGCCAGCTGGCTGAGATTCAGGCCTGGCGACGCGCGTTCGCCCGCATGGGGCTCAAGCCAACGCAATACCGTTGCGCGTCGGAGTCGCTCCTGCGCCGGTTCCGCAAAGCGGGCACACTCCCACGGCTGCATCCACTGATCGACCTGTGCAACGCGACCTCGCTGGCATTCGCCATCCCGGTGGCAGTCTTCGACATCTCAGCGATTGACGACCACATCG